Proteins from a single region of Bdellovibrio bacteriovorus HD100:
- a CDS encoding radical SAM/SPASM domain-containing protein, producing MEQRRFKDIVAFKWNQGAPLAFHARNLEIAEISEDTWNQMSQESLGADDAAVALKNWELENSPDVKSGRLSVGIRSLTINVTQICNLKCTYCAAGGDGTYGSAQTKINVEKTLPQLKFFLERVPTGGRFNITFLGGEPLLYPDGIQEIGNYVRLMTAGQNVQASFSIVTNGTLINEKTLKVLTSLKTNITVSLDGPAETNDKARPSKDGRGSTSLVVEGLKQLSAVRESLGRLTLHGVFNRENLELVKAYEFYKTLNADRYEFTYSVEENDDASNKLFVDQMNQIADMAYKAGGEEELRKVGIFDQYFNALDNQQQTENFCGSGKSFLVMDAKNNLFTCPWEVGNKEEQVGQGTDVDFARMEAEQAPLIEKNNCQSCWARFLCGGGCMFIHKKGTGSKHQKDGQFCFRTRSLIGTTFMYYKLSRATC from the coding sequence ATGGAACAAAGACGATTTAAAGACATTGTGGCATTCAAATGGAACCAGGGAGCTCCCTTGGCTTTCCACGCCCGCAATCTGGAAATCGCCGAGATCTCTGAAGACACCTGGAACCAGATGAGCCAGGAATCCTTGGGTGCTGACGATGCCGCCGTGGCGCTGAAAAACTGGGAGCTGGAAAACAGCCCTGACGTCAAATCCGGTCGCCTCTCTGTCGGCATTCGCAGCCTGACCATCAACGTGACCCAGATCTGCAACTTGAAATGCACGTACTGCGCCGCTGGTGGTGACGGCACTTATGGCTCCGCACAAACCAAAATCAACGTTGAAAAAACTTTGCCGCAATTGAAGTTCTTCCTGGAGCGTGTTCCTACCGGTGGCAGATTCAACATCACCTTCCTGGGTGGCGAACCATTATTGTATCCGGATGGCATTCAAGAGATCGGCAACTATGTTCGCCTGATGACCGCGGGTCAGAATGTTCAGGCTTCCTTTTCGATTGTGACCAACGGCACCTTGATCAATGAAAAGACCCTGAAGGTGCTGACTTCGCTAAAAACCAACATCACTGTCAGCCTGGACGGCCCGGCAGAAACCAACGACAAGGCCCGCCCTTCCAAAGACGGTCGCGGCAGCACTTCTTTGGTCGTTGAAGGCCTGAAGCAGCTTTCTGCCGTTCGTGAATCCCTGGGGCGTTTGACTTTGCACGGTGTTTTCAACCGCGAAAACCTGGAACTGGTGAAAGCGTATGAGTTCTACAAAACTCTGAATGCCGATCGCTATGAATTCACCTATTCCGTGGAAGAAAACGACGACGCAAGCAACAAGCTGTTCGTCGATCAGATGAATCAGATCGCTGACATGGCTTACAAAGCCGGCGGCGAGGAAGAGCTTCGCAAAGTGGGCATCTTCGACCAGTACTTCAATGCTCTGGACAATCAGCAGCAGACGGAAAACTTCTGCGGCTCTGGCAAATCCTTCCTGGTGATGGACGCCAAAAACAACCTGTTCACCTGCCCATGGGAAGTGGGGAACAAGGAAGAACAAGTCGGACAAGGCACAGACGTTGACTTTGCCCGCATGGAGGCCGAACAGGCGCCATTGATTGAAAAAAACAACTGCCAAAGCTGCTGGGCGCGATTCCTGTGCGGTGGCGGCTGCATGTTCATCCACAAGAAAGGCACGGGCAGCAAGCACCAAAAGGACGGTCAGTTCTGCTTCCGCACGCGCAGCTTGATTGGAACCACTTTTATGTACTATAAATTAAGCAGGGCCACCTGCTAG
- a CDS encoding ATP-binding protein: MLFAVGISFFIGQTNLDYLESYLYDLRVRTKVINSTSGNVELIYITPQTVQFYKGYPSATEQIALLKALNNSGAKAIAYDFAFDEVPGTTDEKNAWESAIVSSPHVFVAGRTTPMKGEENQMFLQEPLEQISISPAPKTTDLVNFAKDGVTRRMILTYQDRPMLPVRLASLVNPQTMQVENIRGQFDFYGTDQAYIDFHPARSYPATSFESILKGEADLSRFKDKIILIGTDLGLNEAEYIMTPFSREVTAMTRIEMQANVIDTLIKNSGPVKVSGYLSWLFILAASILTTQVVLTMKPTRGLIVLGATLLGFVVLCAGAYWGFGLWLPMAAPLLTIFLCYYFFIPYRLIVENRRSWEYYQKNKLLSQVEELKTNFISMMSHDLKTPIARIQGMTDVILTDSVALSNQQREAVDTIKHSSDDLLKFINAILSYGKIESQGVQLNMQSKDINNLLQEVIRKHEFLARVKRIQIVSELEPMFPVQVDPELMKQVFSNLVENAIKYSPEDTKIMVSSEETPSKVIVQVADQGPGIPQDELQNIFMKFFRSKNVKSSPIKGSGLGLYLAKYFTELHHGNIFVESSHGNGSTFTVELPIEQGGTHA, encoded by the coding sequence ATGTTGTTCGCAGTGGGGATTTCTTTTTTCATCGGCCAGACCAACCTGGATTATCTTGAGTCCTATCTTTACGATCTGCGCGTTCGCACGAAAGTCATCAACTCCACCTCCGGCAATGTCGAGCTGATCTATATCACTCCACAGACTGTTCAGTTCTATAAAGGTTATCCTTCCGCCACGGAACAGATCGCCCTTTTGAAGGCCCTGAACAACAGCGGCGCCAAAGCCATCGCCTATGACTTTGCCTTTGACGAGGTTCCTGGAACGACTGACGAAAAGAACGCGTGGGAATCCGCCATTGTTTCTTCCCCGCACGTCTTTGTCGCCGGTCGCACAACTCCCATGAAGGGTGAAGAAAACCAGATGTTCCTGCAGGAGCCTTTGGAGCAGATCTCCATTTCTCCGGCACCCAAAACCACCGACCTTGTGAACTTTGCCAAAGACGGCGTCACCCGCCGTATGATCCTGACCTATCAGGACCGCCCGATGCTGCCTGTACGTCTGGCAAGTCTGGTGAATCCGCAGACCATGCAGGTGGAAAACATCCGCGGTCAGTTTGATTTCTATGGCACCGATCAAGCCTACATTGATTTCCATCCGGCGCGCTCTTATCCAGCGACTTCATTTGAATCTATTCTTAAAGGCGAGGCTGATTTGTCCCGCTTCAAGGACAAGATCATTCTGATCGGGACGGATCTGGGCTTGAACGAAGCTGAATACATCATGACTCCTTTCAGCCGTGAAGTGACGGCCATGACCCGCATTGAAATGCAGGCCAACGTCATCGACACATTGATCAAGAACTCCGGCCCGGTGAAAGTCTCTGGCTATTTAAGCTGGTTGTTCATTTTGGCGGCGTCTATTCTGACCACTCAGGTCGTGCTGACGATGAAACCAACACGCGGTCTGATCGTTCTGGGCGCAACCCTGTTGGGGTTTGTTGTTCTGTGTGCGGGCGCTTACTGGGGCTTCGGACTGTGGCTGCCAATGGCCGCCCCACTATTGACGATCTTCCTGTGTTATTATTTCTTCATCCCTTACCGCCTGATCGTCGAAAACCGCCGCAGCTGGGAATACTATCAGAAGAACAAGCTGCTCAGTCAGGTGGAAGAACTTAAAACCAACTTCATTTCCATGATGTCCCATGACCTGAAAACACCGATTGCACGCATCCAGGGCATGACAGACGTGATTTTGACCGACTCGGTGGCCCTCAGCAACCAGCAGCGCGAGGCCGTGGACACTATCAAACATTCCTCAGATGATTTATTGAAGTTCATCAACGCCATCTTAAGCTACGGTAAAATCGAAAGCCAGGGCGTGCAGCTGAACATGCAAAGCAAGGACATCAATAACCTTCTGCAAGAGGTTATTCGCAAGCACGAGTTTCTGGCCAGGGTGAAACGCATTCAGATCGTGTCGGAACTGGAGCCCATGTTCCCGGTTCAGGTCGACCCTGAACTGATGAAACAGGTGTTCTCGAACCTGGTGGAAAACGCCATCAAATACAGCCCGGAAGACACGAAAATCATGGTCAGCAGCGAGGAAACACCCTCCAAGGTGATCGTTCAGGTGGCCGACCAGGGGCCGGGCATCCCGCAGGATGAATTGCAGAATATCTTTATGAAGTTCTTCAGATCGAAAAACGTCAAATCCTCCCCTATCAAGGGTTCGGGGTTGGGCCTGTATCTGGCGAAATACTTCACGGAATTACATCACGGAAACATTTTTGTAGAATCTTCCCATGGTAATGGTTCCACATTTACGGTAGAACTACCCATCGAACAAGGGGGCACTCATGCTTAA
- a CDS encoding sigma-54-dependent transcriptional regulator: MLKVLVVDDDQGLRLSVKSALAVTQRFEVDEAFDGVNAMEKVKNGDKKYDLVLLDVDMPRMNGLEALRQIKEFDPGIIVIIMTAHATFESAIQAVKDGAYNYLQKPVAGDDLLALIDKAVNAHNLISNIAASAPVMVEEGRKIIGHTSQMQKVFNIIHRLAKVETPVLIRGASGTGKELVAKAIHFNSARKDEKFVAINCSAIPENLFESELFGHEKGSFTGADQRKIGKFQFAEGGTLFLDEVGDMPQLMQVKILRVLQEKLFTPVGSNREFPTNVRIIAATNRPLEDMIKAGTFREDLFYRLNVVPIFLPALAERKDDMEHMVNIFIRKFNQAHGKRINGIAPDAMAVLKKHSWPGNIRELENVIEHAFVLEMSNIITIASLPEALLIATGTNLIDVPPVQETAQNVASAGISSAAQAHASLGDDEDSDVGGMDLDEEDGEMIAYSGENLDFNAQKEAFEKEFIIKALKTFRGRINQTALHANIPKKTLLRKIEKYGIIAKDYSN, translated from the coding sequence ATGCTTAAGGTTTTGGTTGTAGACGATGATCAGGGCTTAAGACTTTCGGTAAAGTCCGCACTTGCGGTTACTCAGCGCTTCGAAGTTGATGAAGCTTTCGATGGCGTGAATGCCATGGAGAAAGTGAAAAACGGCGACAAGAAGTACGACCTTGTTCTGCTTGATGTCGACATGCCTCGCATGAACGGCCTTGAAGCCCTTCGCCAGATCAAAGAATTCGATCCAGGCATCATCGTGATCATCATGACCGCCCACGCGACCTTTGAGTCTGCCATTCAGGCAGTCAAAGACGGCGCTTACAACTATCTGCAGAAACCAGTGGCGGGTGATGATCTGCTGGCTTTGATCGACAAAGCCGTGAACGCCCACAATCTTATTTCCAATATCGCAGCCTCTGCCCCCGTGATGGTGGAAGAAGGCCGCAAGATCATCGGCCACACATCCCAGATGCAGAAGGTGTTCAACATCATCCACCGTCTGGCGAAAGTGGAAACCCCGGTTCTAATCCGTGGTGCTTCCGGTACGGGTAAAGAACTGGTGGCGAAAGCCATCCACTTCAACTCGGCCCGCAAAGACGAAAAGTTCGTGGCGATCAACTGCTCTGCCATCCCGGAAAATCTGTTTGAATCAGAATTGTTCGGTCACGAAAAAGGCTCTTTCACCGGCGCTGACCAGCGCAAGATTGGTAAATTCCAATTCGCTGAAGGCGGCACTTTGTTCCTGGATGAAGTGGGCGACATGCCTCAGCTGATGCAGGTGAAAATCCTGCGTGTCCTTCAGGAAAAACTGTTCACGCCAGTGGGTTCCAACCGTGAATTCCCAACGAACGTGCGTATCATCGCTGCGACCAACCGTCCTTTGGAGGACATGATCAAGGCCGGCACCTTTCGTGAGGATCTATTCTATCGCCTGAATGTCGTACCTATATTCCTGCCGGCTTTGGCTGAACGCAAAGACGACATGGAACATATGGTGAACATCTTTATCCGCAAGTTCAACCAGGCCCATGGCAAACGCATCAACGGCATTGCACCGGACGCCATGGCGGTTTTGAAAAAACACAGCTGGCCAGGAAACATCCGTGAACTGGAAAACGTGATCGAACACGCTTTCGTTCTGGAAATGTCCAACATCATCACGATTGCTTCTTTGCCGGAAGCTTTGTTGATCGCGACTGGCACAAACCTGATCGACGTTCCTCCGGTTCAGGAAACCGCTCAGAACGTGGCGTCTGCGGGCATCAGCTCTGCAGCTCAGGCACACGCTTCTTTGGGTGATGACGAGGACAGCGATGTTGGCGGCATGGACCTGGACGAAGAAGACGGTGAAATGATCGCTTACTCTGGTGAAAATCTGGATTTCAACGCCCAGAAAGAAGCTTTCGAGAAAGAATTTATTATCAAGGCTCTGAAAACCTTCCGCGGACGCATCAATCAGACAGCATTGCATGCGAACATTCCAAAGAAGACTCTTCTCAGAAAAATCGAAAAGTACGGCATCATCGCCAAAGACTATTCAAACTAG
- a CDS encoding siderophore-interacting protein: MENTYRQPQSVRHNLKFRLLQVKSITDLSPRMRRITLTGEDLADFYSASPDDHVKVFFPKPGEKMPVVPELGPQGPVFPEGEKPIMRDYTPRRYDNATKELDLEFFLHEKGPAADWARTAQIGSYLGVGGPRGSTVVPYDFDWYLLIGDECAIPSFARRLSELPANAEAVVVVEIGSESEKRDFESQALVTTHWVLRENHPPGTAAKLKESVLKALLPHGDYFCWIATELQTSKELKELVETVRGANPDWVKATGYWKKHETT, encoded by the coding sequence ATGGAAAACACATACAGACAACCTCAGTCAGTTCGCCACAATCTTAAGTTCCGACTGCTGCAGGTCAAATCCATCACTGACCTTTCCCCGCGCATGAGGCGCATCACTTTGACAGGTGAAGACCTCGCTGATTTTTACAGCGCGTCCCCTGATGATCACGTCAAAGTCTTCTTCCCAAAGCCCGGTGAAAAAATGCCGGTGGTTCCAGAACTTGGTCCTCAGGGACCGGTCTTCCCGGAAGGCGAAAAGCCGATCATGCGTGACTACACTCCACGCCGTTATGATAACGCCACCAAAGAGCTGGATCTGGAATTCTTCCTGCACGAAAAGGGGCCCGCGGCGGACTGGGCGCGCACGGCCCAAATCGGCAGCTATCTGGGTGTTGGCGGCCCTCGCGGGTCCACCGTCGTTCCTTATGACTTTGACTGGTACCTTTTGATCGGTGATGAATGTGCAATTCCGTCTTTTGCACGCCGTCTGAGCGAACTGCCGGCCAATGCCGAAGCCGTGGTCGTGGTTGAAATCGGAAGTGAATCGGAAAAACGCGACTTTGAATCGCAAGCGCTTGTAACAACTCACTGGGTATTGCGTGAAAATCACCCACCGGGAACCGCTGCAAAACTGAAAGAATCTGTGCTGAAGGCCCTGCTTCCGCATGGTGATTATTTCTGCTGGATCGCCACCGAACTGCAAACATCCAAAGAGCTCAAAGAGCTGGTAGAAACTGTTCGCGGCGCCAATCCGGACTGGGTGAAAGCCACCGGATACTGGAAGAAACACGAAACTACTTAA
- the lspA gene encoding signal peptidase II encodes MKKKYIWLVLISGLLVAMDQLVKVYVHTHFHLGESVIVIPNFFNLTYVRNFGAAFGFLAESHPSFREIFFLSMPPIALLIILGILRGVKDDDTKQIIALSSIFGGAIGNYIDRVRFRYVIDFLDFHLYNRWSWPAFNIADMAIVGGVALLLLLMFLENKKNKEKEEGAT; translated from the coding sequence ATGAAGAAAAAATACATTTGGTTAGTGCTTATTTCCGGCCTTCTTGTGGCCATGGACCAACTGGTAAAAGTGTACGTTCACACGCACTTCCACCTGGGTGAATCCGTTATCGTAATTCCGAACTTCTTCAATCTGACTTATGTTAGAAACTTCGGTGCAGCGTTTGGATTCCTGGCTGAAAGCCATCCCTCTTTCCGTGAGATCTTCTTCCTGTCCATGCCGCCGATCGCATTGCTGATCATTCTGGGCATCCTGCGTGGAGTGAAAGATGACGACACAAAACAGATCATCGCTCTGTCCAGCATCTTTGGTGGTGCTATCGGGAACTACATCGACCGCGTGCGCTTCCGTTACGTGATCGACTTCCTGGATTTCCATCTGTACAACCGCTGGAGCTGGCCAGCCTTCAACATCGCCGACATGGCGATCGTGGGCGGCGTCGCCCTGCTTCTGCTGTTGATGTTCCTGGAAAATAAGAAGAATAAGGAAAAAGAAGAAGGCGCCACATAG
- a CDS encoding response regulator transcription factor, whose amino-acid sequence MEQHGKRLLLVEDDQGLREVLTEELQERGFQVKAYADMPSVAELSEIDWALLDLRVGSENGLELLKDLKTRHPQVKVVMMSGFGSVASAVKAMQLGAHNFIAKPVTVEMILRAFSDQAENMELPEEEISLARMEREYIDYVLQSSEGNITQAAKKLGLHRQSLQRKLRKNIPRK is encoded by the coding sequence ATGGAACAACACGGAAAACGACTTTTGCTGGTGGAAGACGACCAGGGTTTGCGTGAAGTGTTGACCGAAGAACTTCAGGAACGCGGCTTTCAGGTAAAGGCCTATGCTGATATGCCATCAGTGGCCGAGCTTTCAGAAATCGACTGGGCGCTTTTGGATTTGCGTGTGGGCAGTGAAAACGGACTGGAGCTTTTAAAGGATCTTAAAACCCGCCATCCGCAAGTCAAAGTCGTGATGATGAGTGGCTTTGGCAGTGTGGCTTCCGCAGTGAAGGCCATGCAGCTGGGCGCACACAACTTTATCGCCAAGCCAGTGACTGTAGAGATGATTCTGAGAGCCTTCAGCGATCAGGCTGAAAACATGGAGCTGCCGGAGGAAGAGATTTCCCTGGCGCGCATGGAGCGTGAATACATCGACTATGTCCTGCAAAGTTCGGAAGGCAATATCACCCAGGCCGCCAAAAAGCTGGGTCTGCACCGCCAGAGCCTGCAGCGCAAACTGCGCAAGAACATTCCCCGCAAATAG
- a CDS encoding ATP-binding protein, whose product MSKSAVAPPGGTSYKGRMPGLIRFRWIAIVSLLLGTIPLLKWGYLDKRHFPYIIAVLTLLAILNVLAHSIWPKQEDYGQKQVLVHLWVDLLAASGLLFVSGSADNPFVSILCIHSFLGGMLLRKKASYVFGASVLLLLTLLQYETWLDSQKTVGIDFSELSLRFLSQWVLITASWFVSHYFSSLLARKEKRIRLLQDRQHQADRLKALGALTAGFSHQLATPMNSLKLRMERGLRKLPDESSGAREEFEKAQSSLDECVRVFQHMASVFSRSSQSELQRVELPVLVKDLIGVWEKENPGIVVESHLTIDSLWCRLQTLAFSQTLFDLLDNALEASPAQSPLYVRLFQEDTWAVLEVVDKGSGISAEILSRLGEPFVTGKEAGNGLGIYSAQMMAQASGGDFVITNNVSGKGVTSRIRLPLEEK is encoded by the coding sequence ATATCAAAGTCTGCGGTTGCACCCCCGGGGGGCACAAGCTACAAGGGGCGCATGCCAGGACTGATTCGTTTTCGTTGGATCGCTATTGTCTCTTTGTTGCTTGGAACCATTCCACTTTTGAAGTGGGGCTATTTGGACAAGCGGCATTTCCCATACATCATTGCGGTTCTGACTTTGTTGGCCATTTTGAATGTTCTGGCTCACAGCATCTGGCCCAAACAAGAGGACTATGGGCAAAAACAAGTGCTGGTTCACCTGTGGGTGGATTTGCTGGCGGCCTCGGGTTTGTTGTTCGTAAGTGGTTCCGCTGACAATCCGTTCGTCAGCATTTTGTGTATTCACTCGTTCCTGGGCGGGATGCTTTTGCGCAAGAAAGCTTCTTACGTTTTTGGAGCGTCCGTATTGCTGTTGCTGACACTGTTGCAATATGAAACCTGGCTGGATTCGCAAAAAACCGTGGGTATTGATTTTTCAGAACTGTCTTTGCGTTTTCTTTCCCAGTGGGTGTTGATCACGGCCAGCTGGTTTGTCAGTCATTATTTTTCAAGTCTGCTGGCGCGTAAAGAAAAGCGCATTCGTCTTTTGCAGGATCGTCAGCATCAGGCCGACCGCCTGAAAGCGTTGGGTGCCTTGACGGCAGGGTTCTCTCACCAGTTGGCGACGCCGATGAATTCCCTGAAGCTTCGTATGGAGCGTGGCTTGCGTAAACTGCCTGATGAAAGTTCCGGCGCCCGTGAAGAATTTGAAAAAGCTCAAAGCTCACTGGATGAGTGCGTTCGTGTATTCCAGCACATGGCATCGGTCTTTTCGCGTTCGTCACAAAGTGAACTTCAGCGCGTGGAGCTTCCCGTGCTGGTGAAGGATTTGATCGGCGTCTGGGAAAAAGAAAATCCCGGCATCGTGGTGGAATCCCATCTGACGATTGATTCTTTGTGGTGCCGTCTGCAAACACTGGCTTTTTCCCAGACATTGTTTGATCTTTTGGACAACGCTTTGGAAGCTTCGCCTGCGCAAAGTCCACTTTACGTGCGCCTGTTTCAGGAAGACACCTGGGCGGTGCTGGAAGTGGTCGACAAGGGCTCTGGAATTTCGGCAGAGATTTTGTCCCGTTTGGGTGAACCCTTTGTGACCGGTAAAGAAGCCGGCAACGGACTGGGGATTTATTCTGCGCAGATGATGGCTCAGGCCAGTGGCGGGGATTTTGTGATCACCAATAACGTCAGCGGCAAGGGCGTTACGTCCCGCATCCGTCTGCCTTTGGAGGAAAAATAA
- a CDS encoding outer membrane beta-barrel protein — protein sequence MKKLILTAALISTTVTTASAQVLQNMQSAAALDLVAQLNFEDSAENKLDIRAAELMFFGPLDPTFDAYLNFAAHNEEGEFMAEVHEAYVGSSKVIPNSRFRVGKFFLGVGRLNQFHQHDWAFVSAPRVQAEFFDEEGIADTGAEFSTLLPTDSYWDITLGVTNGYTYGHSHDEGEKPQVPTHYIHPVNFVDFGEAGALQWGMNYLGRTDAAETKTQLYGLDFVFKKMEGKTLSFLFQSEIWYRNLSGPGADTQEDIGAYFYPQMSLSERLLLGLRVDLFSDLSRSFISDGSRQKNLDYGFVPTLTFKNSEFSLLRVAYTYDNQTYQGESDTISQKIELQWVAILGAHPAHSF from the coding sequence ATGAAAAAACTGATTCTGACTGCCGCTTTGATTTCCACCACCGTGACGACAGCTTCAGCCCAGGTTCTGCAGAACATGCAATCCGCGGCAGCTCTGGATCTGGTGGCACAGCTAAACTTCGAGGATTCTGCAGAAAACAAACTCGATATCCGGGCTGCCGAATTGATGTTCTTTGGACCGCTGGATCCGACCTTTGATGCTTACTTGAACTTTGCAGCTCACAATGAAGAAGGCGAATTCATGGCCGAAGTCCACGAAGCCTATGTGGGCTCCAGCAAAGTGATTCCTAATTCCCGCTTCCGCGTCGGAAAGTTCTTTTTGGGCGTGGGTCGACTGAATCAGTTCCACCAGCACGACTGGGCGTTTGTTTCGGCTCCCCGTGTTCAGGCTGAATTTTTTGATGAAGAAGGCATCGCTGACACGGGTGCCGAGTTTTCAACTCTGCTTCCCACAGACAGCTATTGGGACATCACCCTGGGTGTGACCAATGGCTACACTTACGGCCACAGCCACGATGAAGGTGAAAAACCGCAGGTGCCCACTCACTATATCCACCCGGTGAACTTCGTCGATTTTGGTGAGGCCGGTGCCCTTCAGTGGGGCATGAACTATCTCGGCCGCACGGATGCCGCCGAAACCAAAACCCAGCTGTACGGATTGGACTTTGTATTTAAAAAAATGGAAGGCAAAACGCTGAGCTTTTTGTTCCAGTCTGAAATCTGGTACCGCAACTTAAGCGGTCCCGGGGCAGACACTCAGGAAGACATCGGGGCTTACTTCTATCCGCAGATGTCCTTGTCAGAAAGGCTGTTGCTGGGTCTTCGTGTGGATCTGTTCTCGGATCTGTCGCGCAGCTTTATCAGTGATGGCTCCCGACAAAAAAATCTGGATTATGGATTTGTCCCGACTTTGACTTTTAAAAACAGCGAGTTCTCTTTGCTGCGCGTGGCATACACCTATGATAATCAAACTTATCAGGGCGAATCCGACACCATCAGCCAGAAAATTGAACTGCAGTGGGTGGCGATTTTGGGTGCCCACCCGGCCCATTCATTCTAG
- a CDS encoding metal ABC transporter substrate-binding protein — translation MNKFLLSVLFVFSASAQAKIRVVTTLPDIAEVVRAIGQDQVEVQSLLSGSEDAHFAEARPDYILKVNRADIVCSMGLELEVGWLPKVLSKSGNAKIQDGGTGSCILGNSIKPLDVPTGVINRSLGDVHAHGNPHFTLSPLKMAEAGREVVRVLSVALPQESAVFEKNYDAFKAEMTRLQERLAKTVKKTKVMEYHKEFTYFFNAYGLESAGSLEEKPGMPPSAARIAQAAKLAKDNKVTVLFATASAPHKTLERFQELSGVPVVVVPSYVPAKGDANSIAKLQELLVGSVK, via the coding sequence ATGAATAAATTTTTGCTGTCCGTTCTGTTCGTGTTCAGTGCTTCGGCCCAGGCCAAAATCAGAGTGGTCACCACTTTGCCCGATATCGCCGAAGTGGTGCGCGCCATCGGACAGGATCAGGTGGAAGTGCAAAGCCTGCTGTCCGGTTCTGAAGATGCGCATTTTGCCGAAGCCCGTCCTGACTATATTTTGAAAGTAAATCGTGCCGACATCGTCTGCTCCATGGGGCTGGAACTGGAAGTCGGCTGGCTTCCGAAAGTTCTTTCCAAATCAGGAAATGCAAAAATTCAAGATGGCGGGACGGGTTCCTGTATTCTTGGTAACAGCATCAAACCTCTGGATGTCCCGACCGGCGTTATCAACCGCTCCTTGGGTGATGTGCACGCGCACGGGAATCCACACTTCACTTTAAGCCCTTTGAAAATGGCCGAAGCCGGCCGCGAAGTGGTTCGAGTGCTGTCGGTGGCGCTGCCTCAGGAAAGTGCGGTGTTCGAGAAAAATTATGATGCCTTCAAAGCCGAGATGACCCGCCTGCAAGAGCGTCTGGCCAAAACCGTGAAGAAAACCAAAGTGATGGAGTACCACAAGGAATTCACTTATTTCTTCAATGCTTATGGCCTTGAGTCTGCGGGTTCTTTGGAAGAAAAACCGGGAATGCCTCCGTCCGCAGCGCGCATTGCTCAGGCCGCCAAACTTGCCAAGGACAATAAAGTGACTGTGCTTTTTGCGACCGCCTCAGCGCCGCATAAAACTTTGGAGCGTTTCCAGGAGCTGTCCGGTGTTCCCGTGGTGGTTGTGCCTTCCTATGTGCCAGCCAAAGGCGATGCCAATTCCATTGCGAAACTGCAGGAACTGCTGGTGGGGTCTGTAAAATGA
- a CDS encoding ATP-binding cassette domain-containing protein, whose translation MSSLLSARDLQVRSSEGLALSPVVNLELNEGEVLFLRGENGAGKSTLLKTLLGLHKYFDGLFHFSIPQKDIQYLPQLGTLHFHLPLTLRDLLGDGEGSHPLLKNMDLDKKWNTASGGERQKILLSAVLAKKPRLLILDEPFNHVDSESTLQLEEALGSYLKENPQSSLILVSHRALTAEWNRVRVLEIR comes from the coding sequence ATGAGTTCTTTGCTTTCCGCCCGTGATTTGCAGGTTCGAAGCTCTGAAGGCCTTGCCCTTTCACCGGTGGTGAACCTGGAACTGAATGAGGGCGAGGTGCTTTTTCTGCGCGGAGAAAATGGCGCAGGGAAAAGCACGCTGCTCAAGACCCTGCTGGGTCTGCATAAATACTTCGATGGCCTTTTTCATTTTTCAATTCCGCAAAAAGACATCCAGTATCTGCCTCAACTGGGCACGCTGCATTTTCATCTGCCGCTGACGTTGCGTGATCTGCTGGGTGATGGCGAAGGATCGCATCCATTGTTAAAGAATATGGATCTGGATAAGAAGTGGAATACTGCCAGTGGCGGCGAAAGACAGAAAATCCTTCTTTCTGCCGTGCTTGCGAAAAAACCGCGCCTGCTGATTCTGGATGAACCGTTTAATCACGTCGATTCTGAATCAACCCTGCAGCTGGAGGAAGCTCTGGGTTCTTACCTGAAAGAAAATCCACAGAGTTCTTTGATACTGGTGTCCCATCGCGCTTTGACGGCCGAATGGAACCGAGTTCGTGTGCTGGAGATCCGATGA